A DNA window from Deltaproteobacteria bacterium contains the following coding sequences:
- a CDS encoding ubiquinone/menaquinone biosynthesis methyltransferase translates to MNPREHGKRVSGLFDSIAGWYDFLNHFLSAGQDLYWRHRLVRTVRPGATGRVLDLAAGTLDVSREILRRHPGQTVLALDFSQAMLCRGQAKIAESPTIIPVQADGRALPLPEACVDTVTIAFGIRNILPRNDAYREILRVLAPGGRLCILEFGTGQARIWRGLYNFYLGTILPQIGRFFSRDPEAYQYLADTIRAFPDARVLAHELLDAGFDAVSYQALSSGIVYVHVARKPVAP, encoded by the coding sequence TTGAATCCGCGTGAGCACGGCAAGCGGGTGTCCGGCTTGTTCGACAGCATCGCGGGCTGGTATGATTTCCTGAATCACTTCCTGAGCGCCGGACAAGACCTGTACTGGCGTCACCGCCTGGTTCGAACCGTGCGTCCCGGCGCCACCGGCCGCGTTCTGGATCTGGCGGCCGGGACCCTGGATGTCAGCCGCGAAATCCTGCGCCGGCATCCCGGACAAACCGTTCTGGCCCTTGATTTTTCCCAAGCCATGCTGTGTCGGGGCCAGGCCAAGATCGCGGAGAGCCCAACCATCATTCCGGTCCAGGCCGACGGCCGGGCATTACCCCTCCCCGAGGCCTGCGTGGACACGGTGACCATCGCCTTCGGCATCCGGAACATCCTGCCCCGAAACGACGCCTACCGGGAAATCCTGCGCGTCCTGGCCCCTGGCGGCCGTCTGTGCATCCTTGAATTCGGCACGGGTCAAGCCCGGATTTGGCGCGGGCTGTACAACTTCTACCTCGGCACCATCCTGCCCCAGATCGGCCGTTTTTTTTCCCGCGATCCCGAGGCCTACCAATATCTGGCCGACACCATCCGGGCCTTTCCGGACGCCCGCGTCCTGGCCCATGAATTACTGGATGCCGGCTTCGACGCGGTGTCCTACCAAGCGCTGAGTTCGGGCATCGTCTATGTCCACGTCGCGCGCAAACCTGTAGCCCCATAA